One genomic region from Streptomyces sp. Li-HN-5-11 encodes:
- a CDS encoding inositol-3-phosphate synthase, translating to MGGGESKVAVIFAGVLGATASTTVATVLQIAAGGAAADSSTTRGPLGVIDLAAPSSMTFGGWDLGSGDLLTAVDRHGIFPVADDSVRTQLAAIKPWPAVRTELDIPYEPSHDNIGPAGPLEEQVNRVEQDVESFKKREGADRAVVVYLGSPHAVLATLDDLPRTWEELRSSASAVPASLIYALGAVQAGADFVDFTPGRCLEYPVLLNLATERGVQLAGRDGSTGQTMLKMTLGDLLRSRGLRVRAWYSTNVIGNHDGYVLSLPQHAVIKYADKHDGLPALLGYDDFDHKVTIDYVPTWGDGKESWDAITIEGWAGSTLDVRVNWRGADSMLAAPMIFDLVRLLEYGRRHGQYGLRPELGYFFKRPLQREGSSPAELHKELVQHFSRLADRS from the coding sequence ATGGGCGGCGGAGAATCCAAAGTTGCGGTGATATTCGCGGGTGTCCTGGGGGCGACAGCTTCCACCACCGTGGCCACTGTCCTGCAGATCGCGGCCGGTGGGGCAGCCGCCGACTCCTCGACGACGCGGGGACCTCTTGGCGTTATCGATCTGGCGGCCCCTTCCAGCATGACTTTCGGGGGCTGGGACCTGGGTTCCGGTGACTTGCTGACGGCTGTGGACAGGCATGGCATATTCCCCGTGGCTGACGACTCCGTGCGGACGCAGCTGGCGGCCATCAAGCCCTGGCCCGCCGTTCGAACAGAGTTGGATATACCGTACGAACCTTCGCACGACAACATAGGTCCCGCCGGTCCGCTCGAAGAGCAGGTGAACCGTGTTGAGCAGGACGTCGAGTCGTTCAAGAAGCGTGAGGGCGCCGACAGAGCCGTCGTCGTCTATCTGGGCTCCCCGCATGCCGTCCTCGCCACGCTGGACGACCTGCCGCGGACCTGGGAAGAACTGCGTTCTTCGGCATCTGCGGTTCCAGCGTCGCTCATCTATGCGCTGGGAGCCGTACAGGCGGGAGCCGATTTCGTCGACTTCACTCCTGGCAGATGTCTCGAGTATCCGGTGCTGCTGAACTTGGCCACGGAGCGGGGTGTGCAGTTGGCCGGCCGTGACGGCAGCACCGGTCAGACGATGCTGAAAATGACGCTTGGGGACCTTCTGCGTTCCCGTGGACTCCGCGTGCGCGCTTGGTACAGCACGAACGTGATCGGCAACCACGACGGCTATGTACTCTCACTTCCGCAACACGCTGTGATCAAGTACGCGGACAAACACGACGGCCTGCCGGCTCTGTTGGGCTACGACGACTTCGATCACAAAGTGACCATCGACTACGTGCCCACCTGGGGAGACGGAAAGGAGTCATGGGACGCCATCACGATCGAGGGCTGGGCGGGCAGCACGCTGGATGTGCGCGTCAACTGGCGTGGCGCAGACAGCATGCTGGCCGCACCCATGATCTTCGACCTGGTGCGGTTGCTGGAGTACGGGAGGCGGCACGGGCAGTACGGCCTACGTCCCGAACTCGGCTACTTCTTCAAGAGGCCGCTGCAGCGGGAGGGAAGCTCCCCCGCGGAACTTCACAAAGAACTTGTGCAGCATTTCAGCCGCCTCGCCGATCGGTCGTGA
- a CDS encoding NTP transferase domain-containing protein has protein sequence MSKVRSAGIMAGGSGSRLVTDGIHTPKPFLLVADRPLISFFLDDARTAGIEHIVVAIRPDDDVLPEFLSRDERFSWEFVETMGTGTLEAVLALTDRLGAEDHIISTCDVVLPPGSTMRLIEAAERFRDQEPAIVLLGTDLVHDTTPIWLHRDPARPHILTRLGKGEEPSPFVFGNVRWVRKNLGDLVSECAEGLQRDTHFLNRLTTSHPGSIFFHFQPEVIDIDDRRDLDFAQRLVAASSLYRVNGRETGPMEP, from the coding sequence GTGTCGAAGGTTCGCAGCGCTGGGATAATGGCCGGCGGCTCCGGCTCGAGGCTCGTTACCGATGGAATCCATACGCCGAAGCCATTCCTTTTGGTCGCCGACCGTCCGCTGATATCATTCTTTCTGGATGACGCCCGAACAGCGGGAATTGAGCACATAGTCGTCGCCATACGCCCGGACGACGACGTGTTGCCAGAGTTTCTTTCGCGAGACGAGCGGTTCTCGTGGGAATTCGTCGAGACCATGGGCACCGGAACGCTTGAGGCAGTCCTGGCCCTGACGGACCGTCTGGGAGCCGAGGACCACATCATCAGCACCTGCGACGTGGTCCTGCCGCCTGGAAGCACAATGAGACTTATCGAAGCCGCGGAGCGTTTCCGAGACCAGGAACCAGCCATTGTGTTGTTGGGGACCGATCTCGTCCACGACACCACACCGATATGGCTGCACAGAGATCCCGCCCGCCCCCACATATTGACACGGCTCGGCAAGGGCGAGGAACCTTCCCCGTTCGTGTTCGGCAATGTGCGGTGGGTGCGCAAAAACCTCGGTGACCTTGTATCGGAGTGCGCCGAAGGCCTCCAGCGGGACACCCACTTCCTGAACCGGCTCACCACGTCCCACCCCGGCAGCATCTTCTTCCACTTCCAGCCCGAGGTGATCGACATCGACGACCGTCGTGATCTGGACTTCGCACAGCGACTGGTGGCCGCCAGCTCGCTGTACCGAGTCAACGGCCGCGAAACAGGCCCCATGGAGCCATGA